The following are encoded together in the Bradymonas sediminis genome:
- a CDS encoding hybrid sensor histidine kinase/response regulator produces MIAKLIDYFIPEDFPDPTGIETRRARIGVTVTIFAVFWASMSAGVALLAGTYHVGLSLLAGTALIATAPFVLRATSNLTLAGHCIILPLYSTLLWITFLTGGLYSPALLWLVVMPLLASLLQSNRAALGWLIAVCLTFASITTATVLGYNFKRTDAPLVSYIQFGIALIGLLIITFTILHLKNSLQVWLSDALRHKEAETSAVLETAPDAILTLDPDGQILSANRATARIFGRERPNIVAQNIRDLIAELDPNALGEAFENRVFGEPVEYIGRRDAAHEFPLEVAFGRHDSRIVLVLRDITERQVANQALRDARDQAIEASRAKSAFLANMSHELRTPLNAVIGYSEMIKEEIELMRDEGIESIDAVTEFLPDLNRIRTAGTHLLSLINDILDLSKIEAGKMTLHLEEFEVAALIDDIHSTIAPLAKKSNNAVSVELDERLGYMNSDATKVRQILFNLMSNACKFTANGRIAIRVAPDDTYEQIVFEIEDTGVGMSEEQVETIFEAFTQADSSTTREFGGTGLGLTITRHFCTLLGGDVEVESTLGEGSLFRVRLRTNMGGAHSLHAAELADADSAPSFDAPPQALDLTDASHTVLVIDDDPTMRDLLRRMLEREGFAVATAASGSEGLLLAEQLHPDIITLDVMMPSMDGWSLLSLLKENPDLQDIPVIMVTMVSESARGFALGADHYMVKPINRQKLVGILNRYRNTSSAFRNILLVEDDEPTRELVRRTLDDNGWEVREAENGQLGLDALEHFEPDLVLLDLMMPQMDGFEFLRRFRTLDAYRGVPVIVVTAKELTDQEKIRLRKDADEILTKAGRVAGQNPLEELLSQVRKYANEK; encoded by the coding sequence ATGATCGCTAAATTGATCGACTATTTTATCCCCGAGGACTTTCCGGACCCTACCGGCATCGAAACGCGGCGCGCGCGCATCGGGGTGACGGTCACCATCTTCGCGGTCTTCTGGGCGAGCATGTCGGCGGGGGTCGCGCTGCTCGCGGGCACCTATCACGTCGGCCTGAGCTTGCTCGCCGGCACCGCGCTGATCGCGACCGCGCCCTTCGTATTGCGCGCCACCTCGAACCTCACCCTCGCCGGCCACTGCATCATCCTGCCGCTGTACTCCACGCTGCTGTGGATCACGTTTCTGACCGGCGGCCTCTACTCCCCCGCGCTCCTCTGGCTGGTGGTGATGCCCCTTCTGGCCTCCCTGCTACAGTCGAACCGCGCCGCGCTGGGCTGGCTCATCGCGGTATGCCTGACCTTCGCGTCCATCACGACCGCGACCGTGCTGGGCTATAATTTCAAACGCACCGACGCACCGCTGGTCTCCTATATCCAATTCGGTATCGCGTTGATCGGCCTGCTCATCATCACCTTCACCATCTTGCATCTTAAAAACTCGCTGCAAGTCTGGCTCTCCGATGCGCTTCGCCACAAAGAGGCCGAGACCAGCGCGGTGCTTGAGACCGCCCCCGACGCCATCCTTACCCTTGACCCGGATGGACAGATTCTAAGCGCAAACCGGGCGACCGCGCGCATTTTCGGGCGCGAGCGCCCCAATATTGTCGCCCAGAATATCCGCGACCTCATCGCCGAGCTCGACCCCAATGCCCTGGGCGAGGCCTTTGAAAATCGCGTCTTCGGCGAACCTGTCGAATATATCGGCCGGCGCGATGCCGCGCACGAATTCCCCCTGGAGGTCGCCTTCGGGCGCCACGACTCCCGCATCGTCCTGGTGCTCCGGGACATCACCGAGCGCCAGGTCGCAAACCAGGCCCTGCGCGACGCGCGCGACCAGGCCATCGAGGCGAGCCGGGCGAAGAGCGCGTTTTTGGCCAATATGAGCCATGAACTGCGCACCCCGCTCAACGCGGTCATCGGCTACTCCGAGATGATCAAAGAAGAGATCGAGCTGATGCGCGACGAGGGCATCGAGAGCATCGACGCGGTCACCGAATTCTTGCCCGACTTAAACCGCATCCGCACCGCCGGCACCCACCTGCTCTCGCTGATCAACGACATCCTGGACCTCTCCAAAATCGAGGCAGGAAAGATGACCCTGCACCTCGAAGAGTTCGAGGTCGCCGCGCTCATCGACGACATCCACAGCACCATCGCGCCGCTGGCAAAGAAGTCCAATAACGCGGTCAGCGTCGAACTTGACGAGCGCCTGGGCTATATGAATTCGGACGCCACCAAGGTCCGACAGATTCTCTTTAACCTGATGAGCAACGCCTGCAAATTCACCGCCAACGGGCGCATCGCCATTCGCGTGGCGCCGGATGATACATATGAGCAAATCGTCTTCGAGATCGAAGACACCGGCGTGGGCATGAGCGAGGAACAGGTCGAGACCATCTTTGAAGCGTTCACGCAGGCCGACTCCTCGACGACCCGCGAGTTCGGCGGCACCGGCCTCGGCCTGACCATCACCCGTCACTTCTGCACCCTGCTCGGCGGCGATGTCGAGGTCGAGTCGACCCTCGGCGAGGGAAGCCTATTTCGGGTGCGCCTGCGCACCAATATGGGCGGCGCCCATAGCCTGCATGCCGCCGAACTCGCCGACGCAGACTCCGCCCCCTCCTTCGACGCTCCCCCCCAGGCGCTCGACCTTACTGACGCCAGCCACACCGTGCTGGTCATCGACGACGACCCGACCATGCGCGACCTGCTGCGCCGCATGCTTGAGCGCGAGGGCTTCGCCGTGGCCACCGCCGCCAGCGGCTCCGAGGGACTGCTGCTCGCCGAGCAGCTGCACCCTGACATCATCACCCTCGACGTGATGATGCCCTCTATGGACGGCTGGAGCCTGCTGTCACTGCTCAAAGAGAACCCCGACCTCCAGGACATCCCGGTCATTATGGTCACGATGGTCTCGGAGAGCGCGCGCGGTTTCGCGCTCGGGGCCGACCACTATATGGTCAAACCGATTAACCGCCAGAAGCTCGTCGGCATCCTGAATCGGTACCGAAACACGTCGAGCGCGTTTCGAAATATCCTGCTCGTCGAAGATGACGAGCCGACCCGCGAGCTGGTGCGGCGCACCCTCGACGACAATGGCTGGGAGGTGCGCGAGGCCGAGAACGGTCAGCTGGGCCTGGACGCGCTGGAGCATTTCGAGCCCGACCTGGTCCTGCTCGACTTGATGATGCCCCAGATGGACGGCTTCGAATTCCTGCGCCGCTTCCGCACCCTCGATGCCTACCGGGGCGTGCCGGTCATCGTGGTGACCGCCAAAGAGCTCACCGACCAAGAAAAGATCAGGTTGCGCAAGGACGCCGACGAAATCCTCACGAAGGCGGGCCGCGTGGCCGGGCAAAACCCGCTCGAAGAGCTCCTCTCGCAGGTGCGAAAATACGCTAACGAGAAGTAG
- a CDS encoding DUF5996 family protein: protein MAHREVSAGISAEQWPELPLAQWKDTYATLHMWTQIVGKIRLACTPKINHWWNSTYYITPRGMTTSTMYRDGGAFQIDFDFIDHLLRFETSSGRRADIELTSKTTATFYREVMETLDALGIEVEIWPHPVEIEDPIPFAEDEQHATYIPEHAHRFWQVLLASEQVFQEVRAGFVGKSSPVHFFWGSFDLALTRFSLREAPPHPGGVPNMADWVTREAYSHECSSCGFWPGTEGGLAEPAYYSYAYPEPDGFKDYPVRPRHAFYSEELGEFVLLYKDLRRCADPAAVLRQFLESTYEAAATCGAWPRDLLEPEDPSRSLRA, encoded by the coding sequence ATGGCCCATCGAGAAGTGAGCGCCGGAATTAGCGCGGAGCAATGGCCTGAGCTGCCGCTTGCGCAGTGGAAGGACACCTACGCGACGCTGCATATGTGGACCCAGATCGTCGGAAAGATTCGCCTGGCCTGCACGCCGAAGATCAATCATTGGTGGAACTCGACCTATTATATCACCCCGCGCGGCATGACGACGTCCACGATGTATCGGGACGGCGGCGCCTTCCAGATTGACTTCGATTTTATCGACCACCTGCTGCGTTTTGAGACTTCGTCGGGGCGCAGGGCAGATATCGAGCTGACCTCGAAGACCACCGCGACGTTTTATCGTGAGGTGATGGAGACCCTGGACGCGCTGGGCATTGAGGTCGAGATTTGGCCGCACCCGGTCGAGATTGAGGACCCGATTCCCTTCGCCGAAGATGAGCAACACGCCACCTATATACCGGAGCATGCCCACCGGTTCTGGCAGGTGCTCTTGGCCTCGGAGCAGGTCTTTCAGGAGGTCCGCGCGGGCTTCGTCGGCAAGAGCAGCCCGGTTCATTTCTTCTGGGGGAGCTTTGACCTGGCGCTGACGCGCTTTTCGCTGCGCGAGGCGCCGCCGCACCCGGGCGGCGTGCCGAATATGGCAGATTGGGTCACCCGCGAGGCGTATTCGCACGAATGCAGCAGTTGCGGGTTCTGGCCGGGCACCGAGGGCGGCCTGGCGGAGCCGGCATATTATAGTTACGCCTACCCGGAGCCGGACGGGTTTAAGGATTATCCGGTGCGCCCGCGGCACGCGTTTTATAGCGAGGAGTTGGGGGAGTTTGTGCTGCTCTACAAAGACCTTCGCCGCTGCGCGGACCCGGCGGCGGTGCTGCGCCAATTCCTGGAGAGCACCTACGAGGCCGCCGCCACTTGCGGCGCCTGGCCGCGCGACTTGCTCGAGCCCGAAGACCCGTCGCGCTCGCTGCGGGCGTGA
- a CDS encoding mechanosensitive ion channel: MEQALNELIAFLPRLLGALLLVAVAGLVAWGARFLTRKGMEKARVDERLMKGDAKDPSAPSLTKAVSTAVFWIVLVLFLPLILDVLALQGLLAPVTAMLNDILVALPAVFGAIVVVAAAYVVGRLVRVLVTQALMRMGFDRFGERLGLSSAHTSTSAREAYNHGEYAGNLGDHERAQVARAHSEEVDGMDISTTPSSIVGSLAFVGILLFGVTAALRLMGFGALEAIVADFIVFAGEIITGLLVFAVGLWLANWAARVIHAGDSQHSHILGQLARAAILVLAGAMALRQMGLANEIITLAFAFFIGAIAVAAAIAFGIGGRDAAHELLERWRHRIERDDMQPPLAH; the protein is encoded by the coding sequence ATGGAACAGGCATTGAACGAACTCATCGCGTTTCTTCCCAGGCTGCTCGGCGCCCTGTTATTGGTGGCGGTGGCGGGGTTGGTCGCGTGGGGCGCGCGCTTTCTGACGCGCAAGGGGATGGAGAAGGCTCGAGTCGACGAGCGGCTCATGAAGGGGGACGCCAAGGACCCGTCTGCGCCGTCGTTGACCAAGGCGGTGTCCACGGCGGTGTTCTGGATCGTCCTGGTGCTCTTTTTGCCGTTGATCCTCGACGTGCTGGCCCTGCAGGGCTTGCTGGCGCCGGTCACCGCGATGCTCAACGATATTCTGGTCGCGTTGCCGGCGGTGTTCGGGGCGATCGTGGTGGTGGCGGCGGCCTATGTCGTCGGGCGCCTGGTGCGCGTCCTTGTCACCCAGGCGCTGATGCGCATGGGGTTCGACCGCTTTGGCGAGCGCCTCGGCCTGTCGTCGGCGCATACGTCGACGTCGGCGAGGGAAGCCTATAACCATGGTGAATATGCCGGGAACCTCGGCGACCATGAGCGCGCGCAGGTCGCGCGCGCCCACAGCGAGGAAGTCGACGGGATGGATATCTCGACGACCCCGTCGAGCATCGTCGGCTCGCTGGCCTTCGTCGGCATCCTGCTCTTCGGCGTGACCGCGGCGCTGCGCCTGATGGGTTTTGGCGCCCTGGAGGCAATCGTCGCCGACTTTATCGTCTTCGCCGGCGAGATTATCACGGGTCTACTGGTCTTCGCCGTCGGCCTGTGGTTGGCCAATTGGGCGGCTCGCGTGATCCACGCAGGCGACTCCCAGCACTCCCATATTTTGGGGCAATTGGCGCGCGCCGCTATTCTGGTTCTGGCCGGCGCGATGGCCCTTCGTCAGATGGGTCTGGCCAACGAAATCATCACCCTGGCGTTTGCGTTCTTTATCGGCGCCATCGCGGTCGCCGCGGCGATTGCCTTCGGCATCGGCGGGCGCGACGCGGCACACGAGCTGCTCGAGCGCTGGCGCCACCGCATCGAGCGCGATGATATGCAGCCGCCGCTTGCGCATTGA
- a CDS encoding cytochrome c: protein MNAMNRTLLILLVMALGALSACDNAKTPGDPAPSAASAEADNQAPEKHDDDDDDHDHDDEHAEKPKGDHHSHVEGEHGHDHDNYAVKTPESIEDLPEGINVVEHEMLLLNNAMIGVFSLIIANQLENIPATIYSVHDARDLTERTLAAGKYKTPKNSDDLDGFMKLDEAFHADLVELVNAAKKDDLKLTTEKYADVIQGCTDCHTQYRY, encoded by the coding sequence ATGAACGCGATGAATCGCACGCTGCTTATATTGTTGGTGATGGCTCTCGGGGCGCTCAGCGCCTGCGACAATGCAAAAACACCGGGCGACCCGGCTCCCAGCGCGGCGTCGGCCGAAGCAGACAATCAAGCGCCAGAGAAGCATGATGATGATGATGACGACCATGACCACGACGATGAGCACGCCGAGAAGCCCAAAGGCGACCACCACAGTCATGTCGAGGGAGAGCACGGGCACGACCACGATAATTACGCGGTCAAAACCCCGGAATCGATCGAGGACCTTCCCGAAGGCATCAACGTGGTCGAGCACGAGATGCTCCTGCTCAATAACGCGATGATCGGCGTCTTCAGCCTCATCATCGCCAACCAACTCGAGAATATCCCGGCCACCATCTATAGCGTCCACGACGCCCGCGACCTCACCGAGCGCACCCTCGCCGCCGGAAAATACAAGACGCCCAAAAATAGCGACGACCTCGACGGCTTCATGAAGCTCGACGAAGCCTTCCACGCCGACCTGGTCGAGCTGGTCAACGCTGCCAAAAAAGATGACCTGAAGCTCACCACCGAAAAATACGCCGACGTCATCCAGGGTTGCACCGATTGCCACACCCAATACCGCTACTGA